A region from the Hippoglossus hippoglossus isolate fHipHip1 chromosome 16, fHipHip1.pri, whole genome shotgun sequence genome encodes:
- the hacl1 gene encoding 2-hydroxyacyl-CoA lyase 1, whose protein sequence is MEHVTGAQLVAESLKAQKVEFMFGIVGVPVIEVAMAAQAAGIRYVGMRNEQAACYAASAIGYLTGRPGACLVVSGPGLIHALGGMANANVNCWPVVVIGGSSDRNQETAGAFQEFPQVEACRLYSKFSARPSTLEAIPSVIEKAVRTSMYGRPGACYVDIAGDMVNAQVERSKVRVVSCCPPPPVSLADHGAIAEAVSLLKAAKRPLVIIGKGAAYGRAELALKEFVETSGLPFLPTPMGKGVLPDDHPNCVAAARSRALLQADVVLLLGARLNWILHFGLPPRFDPDVKVIQVDLCAEEMGNNVRPAVALLGDVNAIVTQLLTCVRSDVWKYPSDAEWWSTLKEKIAANAKISKALALTSTLPMNYYTVFHHVSQLLPHDCVIVSEGANTMDIGRTMLNNYLPRHRLDAGTFGTMGVGLGFAIAAAAVERSEGKGKRIVCVEGDSAFGFSGMEVETMCRYNLPVVIIVVNNNGIYSGVDPETWKEMAKMGDLTSIAPPVTLLPEARYDEIMTAFGGQGFLVRTVEELRDALQLSLSDWERPSLINVLIDPSSDRKQQDFPWLTRSNL, encoded by the exons ATGGAGCACGTGACAGGAGCCCAGCTGGTGGCGGAGTCACTGAAAGCTCAG AAGGTGGAGTTCATGTTTGGGATCGTCGGGGTTCCTGTCATCGAAGTGGCCATGGCTGCTCAGGCTGCAGGCATCAGATATGTGGGAATGCGCAACGAACAAGCG GCTTGCTACGCTGCCTCCGCCATTGGATACCTGACAGGCAG ACCTGGTGCCTGCCTGGTGGTGTCTGGACCTGGACTCATCCATGCACTGGGTGGAATGGCCAATGCCAACGTGAACTGCTG GCCTGTGGTTGTCATTGGAGGCTCCTCAGACAGAAACCAGGAGACAGCAGGAGCCTTTCAGGAGTTTCCTCAG GTGGAAGCCTGTCGCCTCTATAGCAAGTTCTCTGCCAGACCCAGCACTCTGGAAGCCATCCCCTCAGTGATAGAGAAG GCAGTCCGCACGAGCATGTACGGGCGTCCAGGGGCTTGTTACGTGGACATTGCAGGGGATATGGTCAATGCTCAAGTGGAAAGGAGCAAAGTCAG AGTTGTATCCTGTTGTCCACCTCCCCCGGTGAGTTTGGCCGACCACGGTGCGATCGCTGAGGCCGTTTCTCTCCTGAAAGCAGCTAAAAGACCCTTAGTCATCATCGGCAAAG GAGCAGCTTATGGTCGAGCAGAACTTGCTCTTAAGGAGTTTGTGGAGACGAGCGGTTTGCCGTTCCTGCCCACCCCCATGGGGAAGGGGGTGCTGCCCGATGATCACCCCAACTGTGTGGCTGCTGCCCGCTCCAG AGCTCTCCTCCAGGCGGACGTTGTTCTCCTGCTTGGAGCCAGACTCAACTGGATTCTCCATTTTGGTCTGCCACCCAGATTTGACCCCGACGTCAAAGTCATCCAG GTTGACCTCTGTGCGGAGGAGATGGGGAACAACGTGAGGCCGGCTGTTGCTCTCCTGGGAGACGTCAATGCTATTGTCACTCAG CTCCTGACTTGTGTCCGTAGTGATGTTTGGAAATATCCCTCTGACGCAGAGTGGTGGAGCACTCTGAAGGAGAAAATTGCTGCTAATGCAAAAATCTCAAAG GCTCTTGCTCTGACATCAACATTACCCATGAACTACTACACAGTGTTTCACCACGTCTCCCAGCTGCTGCCACACGACTGCGTCATTGTCAGCGAGGGTGCGAACACGATGGACATAGGACGCACGATGTTGAACAACTACCTCCCTCGACACAG GTTGGATGCAGGCACATTTGGGACAATGGGAGTGGGCCTTGGTTTCGCGATAGCCGCAGCTGCTGTGGAGAGGAGCGAGGGGAAAGGCAaaaggattgtgtgtgtggaaggagACAGTGCCTTTGGATTTTCAGGCATGGAGGTTGAAACCATGTGCAG gtACAACCTACCTGTGGTCATTATTGTGGTTAACAATAATGGAATATACAGCGGCGTGGATCCGGAGACGTGGAAAGAAATGGCAAAAATGGGAGATCTGACTTCTAT AGCACCTCCTGTGACCCTCCTGCCCGAGGCCCGCTACGATGAGATCATGACGGCGTTTGGAGGTCAAGGCTTCCTGGTGAGGACGGTGGAGGAGCTGCGCGATGCCTTGCAACTGAGCTTGAGTGACTGGGAGAGGCCGAGTCTCATCAACGTGCTGATCGACCCCTCCTCcgacaggaagcagcag GATTTTCCATGGCTCACACGCTCAAACTTATAG
- the colq gene encoding acetylcholinesterase collagenic tail peptide isoform X2, with the protein MTLLTLGLYLPLCFCCGLAQSSFLDSFISFPAALRSQEQQKRFTPCCLLSPPPPPLFPPPPSHWRRHAHNEGMPNNGPKTDPSNGDKGSTCVRGLPGPAGPPGPQGPPGLPGIEGPKGERGEIGRPGQKGRTGPQGLPGKQGPAGWPGPSGPKGEKGDSGLMGLPGARGPIGPRGLPGYKGEKGSRGDRGEGGVKGDKGAMGFPGMLGQKGELGPKGELGISGNRGPTGRPGKRGKQGGKGDTGSVGPMGPAGPHGPQGHPGPPGSPATGVYMVGTKGARGLPGPPGKCNCGSLSGLDDSSSKGNYPKVPAIFVVSNEEELERLQVDNALAFRKDQRSLYFKDIDGWLPIQLTPFQSMENAPDDEGYCGDGVVQISSGEECDDSNRVVTDGCVKCKHAYCGDGYRYEGAEECDGKDFGYQTCNSYLPGSYGQLKCTPYCAIDSTNCKYFT; encoded by the exons ATGACTCTCCTAACACTGGGATTGTACCTGCCGCTGTGCTTCTGTTGTGGCCTGGCCCAGTCCTCCTTCCTGGACAGCTTTATTTCATTCCCAGCAG CTCTCAGGTCCCAGGAGCAGCAGAAGAGATTCACCCCATGCTGTTTACTGAgtccacctccacccccactCTTCCCTCCACCCCCTTCACATTGGCGCCGACACGCTCAT AATGAAGGCATGCCAAACAATGGCCCTAAGACTGATCCGAGCAACGGGGACAAAGGTTCTACCTGCGTCCGAGGTCTCCCTGGGCCGGCTGGTCCTCCTGGGCCCCAG GGTCCCCCCGGATTACCTGGGATAGAAGGACCTAAGGGAGAAAGG GGAGAAATTGGAAGACCTGGGCAAAAG GGTCGGACAGGTCCTCAAGGACTCCCTGGGAAGCAGGGACCAGCTGGATGGCCAGGACCAAGTGGGCCCAAA GGTGAGAAAGGTGACTCGGGGCTGATGGGATTGCCTGGAGCCAGAGGACCAATTGGGCCAAGG GGTTTACCAGGGTATAAAGGAGAGAAG GGCTCTCGAGGGGATCGTGGTGAGGGTGGAGTGAAAGGCGACAAG GGTGCAATGGGTTTCCCAGGAATGCTTGGACAGAAA GGTGAATTGGGTCCAAAGGGAGAACTTGGAATTTCAGGAAACAGAGGACCCACTGGTCGACCAGGGAAAAGAGGCAAGCAG GGAGGGAAAGGAGACACAGGCAGCGTTGGTCCTATGGGACCTGCAGGCCCACATGGACCTCAAGGCCACCCCGGCCCTCCTGGTTCACCGGCCACAG GTGTTTACATGGTTGGAACAAAGGGAGCACGGGGTCTGCCCGGGCCTCCTGGAAAGTGTAACTGCGGCTCCCTCAGCGGTTTGGATGATTCTTCTTCAAAAGGAAACTATCCCAAAGTACCAGCG ATATTCGTCGTAAGCAACGAGGAAGAACTGGAGCGCCTTCAGGTCGATAATGCTCTCGCATTCCGCAAAGATCAGAGATCTCTCTATTTCAAAGACATTGATGGCTGGCTGCCAATCCAG CTGACACCGTTCCAATCCATGGAAAACGCACCTGATGATGAAGGTTACTGTGGAGACGGGGTAGTGCAGATTTCCAGCGGGGAGGAGTGCGATGACAGCAATCGAGTCGTCACTGACGGCTGCGTCA AATGTAAACACGCCTACTGTGGAGACGGGTATCGCTATGAGGGGGCCGAGGAGTGTGATGGAAAAGACTTTGGATACCAGACATGTAATTCATATCTTCCAGG GTCATATGGTCAGCTCAAGTGCACACCATACTGTGCCATCGACTCCACAAACTGCAAGTACTTCACTTGA
- the colq gene encoding acetylcholinesterase collagenic tail peptide isoform X1, producing MTLLTLGLYLPLCFCCGLAQSSFLDSFISFPAALRSQEQQKRFTPCCLLSPPPPPLFPPPPSHWRRHAHNEGMPNNGPKTDPSNGDKGSTCVRGLPGPAGPPGPQGPPGLPGIEGPKGERGEIGRPGQKGRTGPQGLPGKQGPAGWPGPSGPKGEKGDSGLMGLPGARGPIGPRGLPGYKGEKGSRGDRGEGGVKGDKGAMGFPGMLGQKGELGPKGELGISGNRGPTGRPGKRGKQGGKGDTGSVGPMGPAGPHGPQGHPGPPGSPATGVYMVGTKGARGLPGPPGKCNCGSLSGLDDSSSKGNYPKVPAIFVVSNEEELERLQVDNALAFRKDQRSLYFKDIDGWLPIQTFPFQLTPFQSMENAPDDEGYCGDGVVQISSGEECDDSNRVVTDGCVKCKHAYCGDGYRYEGAEECDGKDFGYQTCNSYLPGSYGQLKCTPYCAIDSTNCKYFT from the exons ATGACTCTCCTAACACTGGGATTGTACCTGCCGCTGTGCTTCTGTTGTGGCCTGGCCCAGTCCTCCTTCCTGGACAGCTTTATTTCATTCCCAGCAG CTCTCAGGTCCCAGGAGCAGCAGAAGAGATTCACCCCATGCTGTTTACTGAgtccacctccacccccactCTTCCCTCCACCCCCTTCACATTGGCGCCGACACGCTCAT AATGAAGGCATGCCAAACAATGGCCCTAAGACTGATCCGAGCAACGGGGACAAAGGTTCTACCTGCGTCCGAGGTCTCCCTGGGCCGGCTGGTCCTCCTGGGCCCCAG GGTCCCCCCGGATTACCTGGGATAGAAGGACCTAAGGGAGAAAGG GGAGAAATTGGAAGACCTGGGCAAAAG GGTCGGACAGGTCCTCAAGGACTCCCTGGGAAGCAGGGACCAGCTGGATGGCCAGGACCAAGTGGGCCCAAA GGTGAGAAAGGTGACTCGGGGCTGATGGGATTGCCTGGAGCCAGAGGACCAATTGGGCCAAGG GGTTTACCAGGGTATAAAGGAGAGAAG GGCTCTCGAGGGGATCGTGGTGAGGGTGGAGTGAAAGGCGACAAG GGTGCAATGGGTTTCCCAGGAATGCTTGGACAGAAA GGTGAATTGGGTCCAAAGGGAGAACTTGGAATTTCAGGAAACAGAGGACCCACTGGTCGACCAGGGAAAAGAGGCAAGCAG GGAGGGAAAGGAGACACAGGCAGCGTTGGTCCTATGGGACCTGCAGGCCCACATGGACCTCAAGGCCACCCCGGCCCTCCTGGTTCACCGGCCACAG GTGTTTACATGGTTGGAACAAAGGGAGCACGGGGTCTGCCCGGGCCTCCTGGAAAGTGTAACTGCGGCTCCCTCAGCGGTTTGGATGATTCTTCTTCAAAAGGAAACTATCCCAAAGTACCAGCG ATATTCGTCGTAAGCAACGAGGAAGAACTGGAGCGCCTTCAGGTCGATAATGCTCTCGCATTCCGCAAAGATCAGAGATCTCTCTATTTCAAAGACATTGATGGCTGGCTGCCAATCCAG ACTTTTCCATTCCAGCTGACACCGTTCCAATCCATGGAAAACGCACCTGATGATGAAGGTTACTGTGGAGACGGGGTAGTGCAGATTTCCAGCGGGGAGGAGTGCGATGACAGCAATCGAGTCGTCACTGACGGCTGCGTCA AATGTAAACACGCCTACTGTGGAGACGGGTATCGCTATGAGGGGGCCGAGGAGTGTGATGGAAAAGACTTTGGATACCAGACATGTAATTCATATCTTCCAGG GTCATATGGTCAGCTCAAGTGCACACCATACTGTGCCATCGACTCCACAAACTGCAAGTACTTCACTTGA
- the colq gene encoding acetylcholinesterase collagenic tail peptide isoform X3 yields MPNNGPKTDPSNGDKGSTCVRGLPGPAGPPGPQGPPGLPGIEGPKGERGEIGRPGQKGRTGPQGLPGKQGPAGWPGPSGPKGEKGDSGLMGLPGARGPIGPRGLPGYKGEKGSRGDRGEGGVKGDKGAMGFPGMLGQKGELGPKGELGISGNRGPTGRPGKRGKQGGKGDTGSVGPMGPAGPHGPQGHPGPPGSPATGVYMVGTKGARGLPGPPGKCNCGSLSGLDDSSSKGNYPKVPAIFVVSNEEELERLQVDNALAFRKDQRSLYFKDIDGWLPIQTFPFQLTPFQSMENAPDDEGYCGDGVVQISSGEECDDSNRVVTDGCVKCKHAYCGDGYRYEGAEECDGKDFGYQTCNSYLPGSYGQLKCTPYCAIDSTNCKYFT; encoded by the exons ATGCCAAACAATGGCCCTAAGACTGATCCGAGCAACGGGGACAAAGGTTCTACCTGCGTCCGAGGTCTCCCTGGGCCGGCTGGTCCTCCTGGGCCCCAG GGTCCCCCCGGATTACCTGGGATAGAAGGACCTAAGGGAGAAAGG GGAGAAATTGGAAGACCTGGGCAAAAG GGTCGGACAGGTCCTCAAGGACTCCCTGGGAAGCAGGGACCAGCTGGATGGCCAGGACCAAGTGGGCCCAAA GGTGAGAAAGGTGACTCGGGGCTGATGGGATTGCCTGGAGCCAGAGGACCAATTGGGCCAAGG GGTTTACCAGGGTATAAAGGAGAGAAG GGCTCTCGAGGGGATCGTGGTGAGGGTGGAGTGAAAGGCGACAAG GGTGCAATGGGTTTCCCAGGAATGCTTGGACAGAAA GGTGAATTGGGTCCAAAGGGAGAACTTGGAATTTCAGGAAACAGAGGACCCACTGGTCGACCAGGGAAAAGAGGCAAGCAG GGAGGGAAAGGAGACACAGGCAGCGTTGGTCCTATGGGACCTGCAGGCCCACATGGACCTCAAGGCCACCCCGGCCCTCCTGGTTCACCGGCCACAG GTGTTTACATGGTTGGAACAAAGGGAGCACGGGGTCTGCCCGGGCCTCCTGGAAAGTGTAACTGCGGCTCCCTCAGCGGTTTGGATGATTCTTCTTCAAAAGGAAACTATCCCAAAGTACCAGCG ATATTCGTCGTAAGCAACGAGGAAGAACTGGAGCGCCTTCAGGTCGATAATGCTCTCGCATTCCGCAAAGATCAGAGATCTCTCTATTTCAAAGACATTGATGGCTGGCTGCCAATCCAG ACTTTTCCATTCCAGCTGACACCGTTCCAATCCATGGAAAACGCACCTGATGATGAAGGTTACTGTGGAGACGGGGTAGTGCAGATTTCCAGCGGGGAGGAGTGCGATGACAGCAATCGAGTCGTCACTGACGGCTGCGTCA AATGTAAACACGCCTACTGTGGAGACGGGTATCGCTATGAGGGGGCCGAGGAGTGTGATGGAAAAGACTTTGGATACCAGACATGTAATTCATATCTTCCAGG GTCATATGGTCAGCTCAAGTGCACACCATACTGTGCCATCGACTCCACAAACTGCAAGTACTTCACTTGA